In Nymphaea colorata isolate Beijing-Zhang1983 chromosome 5, ASM883128v2, whole genome shotgun sequence, one genomic interval encodes:
- the LOC116254724 gene encoding acyl-CoA-binding domain-containing protein 6-like isoform X3: protein MAWSTAGLAYPERFYAAASYVGLSGGGSPSKSSAISRFTDDVALLLYGLYQQATVGPCTIPKPKGMNHVESSKWTSWNGLGNMAQTEAMRLFVKILEEEEPAWYSRVTEFVVDSVVDVETSNPTEKPVISDRNSFPEPRTKTAGGGVLETQDEDVVLEGFEPVDVHNKWIALSVYGPHPKARYEHGAATIQDKMYIVGGNHNGRYLNDLQVLDMKTLTWSKLEPKMELGSQDSPSPVPLAPCAGHSLVSRGGQSVTVVGSSLVVFGGEDQKRPFLNDLYILDLETMTWDEIDTVGLPPSPRSDHTAAVHADRYLLIFGGASHTTCFNDLHVLDLESMVWSTPTVQGTIPTPRAGHAGVTAGENWFIVGGGDNKNGITETVVLNMNTFTWSVLTTVDRHSPLASEGLSLVSCSLNGDDVLIAFGGYNGRYSNEVHVLKPRQKSSLSSEMDAPAKDSITPLPTTDAMRTKAGKIQGIVMNNPENDGIDENGEQLIISTLKAEKESLEAALSKEQLLTLRLQQEVAEAETQNSELSQASHSWSCMNRTKHQEQWNLSLVLACLQTWNRNLSLMIVCLVLCRSFSHFEVSLQPNSQDASSWRLMLLRYAQSYKKWRHWRGK from the exons ATGGCTTGGTCGACGGCCGGCCTCGCGTACCCTGAGAGGTTCTACGCGGCGGCCTCCTACGTTGGTCTCAGCGGAGGTGGATCTCCAAGCAAGTCTTCCGCGATCTCCCGCTTCACAGATGACGTCGCCCTCTTGCTCTATGGACTCTATCAGCAA GCTACCGTGGGGCCATGCACAATTCCTAAGCCTAAGGGGATGAATCATGTTGAGAGCAGCAAATGGACGAG CTGGAATGGACTTGGAAATATGGCGCAGACTGAAGCAATGCGTCTCTTTGTAAAGATCTTGGAG GAAGAAGAACCAGCTTGGTATTCGAGGGTGACTGAATTTGTTGTGGACTCTGTTGTAGATGTGGAAACAAGT AATCCTACAGAGAAGCCTGTTATATCAGACAGAAATTCCTTTCCAGAGCCAAGGACCAAAACTGCAGGAGGTGGGGTTTTAGAAACACAAGACGAAGATGTTGTTTTGGAAGGATTTGAGCCAGTTGATGTCCATAACAAATGGATTGCACTCTCAGTGTATGGTCCACATCCAAAAGCTCGATACGAG CATGGAGCTGCCACTATCCAAGACAAAATGTACATTGTTGGTGGAAATCATAATGGTCGCTATCTTAATGATCTTCAG GTTCTGGACATGAAAACCCTGACATGGTCAAAACTTGAGCCTAAAATGGAACTAGGATCTCAAGATTCTCCATCCCCAGTTCCCTTAGCTCCCTGTGCAGGTCACTCCTTG GTTTCCCGTGGAGGGCAGAGTGTTACTGTTGTAGGATCAAGTCTGGTTGTGTTCGGCGGTGAGGATCAAAAGAGGCCATTCCTAAATGATCTTTATATTCTTGATTTAGAGACAATGACTTGGGACGAGATAGATACTGT GGGGCTGCCTCCTTCACCAAGATCAGATCACACTGCTGCTGTTCATGCAGACCGTTACTTGTTGATATTTGGTGGCGCTTCACACACTACGTGCTTCAATGATTTGCATGTTCTCGACTTGGAGAGT ATGGTATGGTCAACTCCAACGGTGCAGGGTACCATCCCAACCCCTCGAGCTGGACACGCGGGTGTAACTGCAGGAGAAAATTGGTTTATAGTTGGTGGTGGAGATAATAAGAACG GGATCACAGAAACGGTTGTTCTAAACATGAATACATTCACGTGGTCAGTCCTAACTACAGTCGATAGACATTCCCCACTGGCTAGCGAG GGTTTAAGCTTGGTGTCATGCTCTTTAAATGGAGATGATGTTCTCATTGCATTTGGTGGATATAATGGGCGTTACAGCAATGAG GTCCATGTTCTTAAACCAAGGCAGAAGTCGAGCTTATCATCAGAGATGGATGCACCGGCAAAAGACAGTATCACTCCTTTGCCCACAACAGATGCGATGAGGACTAAAGCTGGAAAAATCCAAGGAATTGTCATGAACAATCCTGAG AATGATGGCATTGACGAAAATGGAGAGCAGCTTATTATTTCAACCCTCAAGGCCGAGAAGGAAAGTCTGGAGGCAGCACTAAGCAAGGAGCAGCTGTTGACCCTCCGGCTACAGCAGGAGGTTGCAGAAGCCGAGACACAGAATTCAGAGCTCTCCCAGGCAAGTCATTCATGGAGCTGTATGAATCGAACAAAGCACCAGGAACAGTGGAACTTGAGTCTGGTGCTTGCTTGTCTTCAAACGTGGAATCGCAATTTGAGTCTGATGATTGTCTGTCTCGTCTTATGCAGGAGCTTCAGTCATTTCGAAGTCAGCTTGCAACCGAACAGTCAAGATGCTTCAAGCTGGAG GTTGATGTTGCTGAGATACGCTCAAAGCTACAAAAAATGGAGACATTGGAGAGGGAAGTAG
- the LOC116254724 gene encoding acyl-CoA-binding domain-containing protein 6-like isoform X4 translates to MTSPSCSMDSISNWNGLGNMAQTEAMRLFVKILEEEEPAWYSRVTEFVVDSVVDVETSNPTEKPVISDRNSFPEPRTKTAGGGVLETQDEDVVLEGFEPVDVHNKWIALSVYGPHPKARYEHGAATIQDKMYIVGGNHNGRYLNDLQVLDMKTLTWSKLEPKMELGSQDSPSPVPLAPCAGHSLIPWRNKLLSVAGKGKGSSGSVTVKAFDFQTCTWSFLVTYGTPPVSRGGQSVTVVGSSLVVFGGEDQKRPFLNDLYILDLETMTWDEIDTVGLPPSPRSDHTAAVHADRYLLIFGGASHTTCFNDLHVLDLESMVWSTPTVQGTIPTPRAGHAGVTAGENWFIVGGGDNKNGITETVVLNMNTFTWSVLTTVDRHSPLASEGLSLVSCSLNGDDVLIAFGGYNGRYSNEVHVLKPRQKSSLSSEMDAPAKDSITPLPTTDAMRTKAGKIQGIVMNNPENDGIDENGEQLIISTLKAEKESLEAALSKEQLLTLRLQQEVAEAETQNSELSQASHSWSCMNRTKHQEQWNLSLVLACLQTWNRNLSLMIVCLVLCRSFSHFEVSLQPNSQDASSWRLMLLRYAQSYKKWRHWRGK, encoded by the exons ATGACGTCGCCCTCTTGCTCTATGGACTCTATCAGCAA CTGGAATGGACTTGGAAATATGGCGCAGACTGAAGCAATGCGTCTCTTTGTAAAGATCTTGGAG GAAGAAGAACCAGCTTGGTATTCGAGGGTGACTGAATTTGTTGTGGACTCTGTTGTAGATGTGGAAACAAGT AATCCTACAGAGAAGCCTGTTATATCAGACAGAAATTCCTTTCCAGAGCCAAGGACCAAAACTGCAGGAGGTGGGGTTTTAGAAACACAAGACGAAGATGTTGTTTTGGAAGGATTTGAGCCAGTTGATGTCCATAACAAATGGATTGCACTCTCAGTGTATGGTCCACATCCAAAAGCTCGATACGAG CATGGAGCTGCCACTATCCAAGACAAAATGTACATTGTTGGTGGAAATCATAATGGTCGCTATCTTAATGATCTTCAG GTTCTGGACATGAAAACCCTGACATGGTCAAAACTTGAGCCTAAAATGGAACTAGGATCTCAAGATTCTCCATCCCCAGTTCCCTTAGCTCCCTGTGCAGGTCACTCCTTG aTACCATGGAGGAATAAACTTCTTTCTGTAGCTGGTAAAGGTAAAGGTTCTTCCGGAAGTGTAACAG TGAAGGCATTTGATTTCCAAACATGTACCTGGTCATTCTTGGTGACATATGGGACACCTCCG GTTTCCCGTGGAGGGCAGAGTGTTACTGTTGTAGGATCAAGTCTGGTTGTGTTCGGCGGTGAGGATCAAAAGAGGCCATTCCTAAATGATCTTTATATTCTTGATTTAGAGACAATGACTTGGGACGAGATAGATACTGT GGGGCTGCCTCCTTCACCAAGATCAGATCACACTGCTGCTGTTCATGCAGACCGTTACTTGTTGATATTTGGTGGCGCTTCACACACTACGTGCTTCAATGATTTGCATGTTCTCGACTTGGAGAGT ATGGTATGGTCAACTCCAACGGTGCAGGGTACCATCCCAACCCCTCGAGCTGGACACGCGGGTGTAACTGCAGGAGAAAATTGGTTTATAGTTGGTGGTGGAGATAATAAGAACG GGATCACAGAAACGGTTGTTCTAAACATGAATACATTCACGTGGTCAGTCCTAACTACAGTCGATAGACATTCCCCACTGGCTAGCGAG GGTTTAAGCTTGGTGTCATGCTCTTTAAATGGAGATGATGTTCTCATTGCATTTGGTGGATATAATGGGCGTTACAGCAATGAG GTCCATGTTCTTAAACCAAGGCAGAAGTCGAGCTTATCATCAGAGATGGATGCACCGGCAAAAGACAGTATCACTCCTTTGCCCACAACAGATGCGATGAGGACTAAAGCTGGAAAAATCCAAGGAATTGTCATGAACAATCCTGAG AATGATGGCATTGACGAAAATGGAGAGCAGCTTATTATTTCAACCCTCAAGGCCGAGAAGGAAAGTCTGGAGGCAGCACTAAGCAAGGAGCAGCTGTTGACCCTCCGGCTACAGCAGGAGGTTGCAGAAGCCGAGACACAGAATTCAGAGCTCTCCCAGGCAAGTCATTCATGGAGCTGTATGAATCGAACAAAGCACCAGGAACAGTGGAACTTGAGTCTGGTGCTTGCTTGTCTTCAAACGTGGAATCGCAATTTGAGTCTGATGATTGTCTGTCTCGTCTTATGCAGGAGCTTCAGTCATTTCGAAGTCAGCTTGCAACCGAACAGTCAAGATGCTTCAAGCTGGAG GTTGATGTTGCTGAGATACGCTCAAAGCTACAAAAAATGGAGACATTGGAGAGGGAAGTAG
- the LOC116254724 gene encoding acyl-CoA-binding domain-containing protein 6-like isoform X5 encodes MAQTEAMRLFVKILEEEEPAWYSRVTEFVVDSVVDVETSNPTEKPVISDRNSFPEPRTKTAGGGVLETQDEDVVLEGFEPVDVHNKWIALSVYGPHPKARYEHGAATIQDKMYIVGGNHNGRYLNDLQVLDMKTLTWSKLEPKMELGSQDSPSPVPLAPCAGHSLIPWRNKLLSVAGKGKGSSGSVTVKAFDFQTCTWSFLVTYGTPPVSRGGQSVTVVGSSLVVFGGEDQKRPFLNDLYILDLETMTWDEIDTVGLPPSPRSDHTAAVHADRYLLIFGGASHTTCFNDLHVLDLESMVWSTPTVQGTIPTPRAGHAGVTAGENWFIVGGGDNKNGITETVVLNMNTFTWSVLTTVDRHSPLASEGLSLVSCSLNGDDVLIAFGGYNGRYSNEVHVLKPRQKSSLSSEMDAPAKDSITPLPTTDAMRTKAGKIQGIVMNNPENDGIDENGEQLIISTLKAEKESLEAALSKEQLLTLRLQQEVAEAETQNSELSQASHSWSCMNRTKHQEQWNLSLVLACLQTWNRNLSLMIVCLVLCRSFSHFEVSLQPNSQDASSWRLMLLRYAQSYKKWRHWRGK; translated from the exons ATGGCGCAGACTGAAGCAATGCGTCTCTTTGTAAAGATCTTGGAG GAAGAAGAACCAGCTTGGTATTCGAGGGTGACTGAATTTGTTGTGGACTCTGTTGTAGATGTGGAAACAAGT AATCCTACAGAGAAGCCTGTTATATCAGACAGAAATTCCTTTCCAGAGCCAAGGACCAAAACTGCAGGAGGTGGGGTTTTAGAAACACAAGACGAAGATGTTGTTTTGGAAGGATTTGAGCCAGTTGATGTCCATAACAAATGGATTGCACTCTCAGTGTATGGTCCACATCCAAAAGCTCGATACGAG CATGGAGCTGCCACTATCCAAGACAAAATGTACATTGTTGGTGGAAATCATAATGGTCGCTATCTTAATGATCTTCAG GTTCTGGACATGAAAACCCTGACATGGTCAAAACTTGAGCCTAAAATGGAACTAGGATCTCAAGATTCTCCATCCCCAGTTCCCTTAGCTCCCTGTGCAGGTCACTCCTTG aTACCATGGAGGAATAAACTTCTTTCTGTAGCTGGTAAAGGTAAAGGTTCTTCCGGAAGTGTAACAG TGAAGGCATTTGATTTCCAAACATGTACCTGGTCATTCTTGGTGACATATGGGACACCTCCG GTTTCCCGTGGAGGGCAGAGTGTTACTGTTGTAGGATCAAGTCTGGTTGTGTTCGGCGGTGAGGATCAAAAGAGGCCATTCCTAAATGATCTTTATATTCTTGATTTAGAGACAATGACTTGGGACGAGATAGATACTGT GGGGCTGCCTCCTTCACCAAGATCAGATCACACTGCTGCTGTTCATGCAGACCGTTACTTGTTGATATTTGGTGGCGCTTCACACACTACGTGCTTCAATGATTTGCATGTTCTCGACTTGGAGAGT ATGGTATGGTCAACTCCAACGGTGCAGGGTACCATCCCAACCCCTCGAGCTGGACACGCGGGTGTAACTGCAGGAGAAAATTGGTTTATAGTTGGTGGTGGAGATAATAAGAACG GGATCACAGAAACGGTTGTTCTAAACATGAATACATTCACGTGGTCAGTCCTAACTACAGTCGATAGACATTCCCCACTGGCTAGCGAG GGTTTAAGCTTGGTGTCATGCTCTTTAAATGGAGATGATGTTCTCATTGCATTTGGTGGATATAATGGGCGTTACAGCAATGAG GTCCATGTTCTTAAACCAAGGCAGAAGTCGAGCTTATCATCAGAGATGGATGCACCGGCAAAAGACAGTATCACTCCTTTGCCCACAACAGATGCGATGAGGACTAAAGCTGGAAAAATCCAAGGAATTGTCATGAACAATCCTGAG AATGATGGCATTGACGAAAATGGAGAGCAGCTTATTATTTCAACCCTCAAGGCCGAGAAGGAAAGTCTGGAGGCAGCACTAAGCAAGGAGCAGCTGTTGACCCTCCGGCTACAGCAGGAGGTTGCAGAAGCCGAGACACAGAATTCAGAGCTCTCCCAGGCAAGTCATTCATGGAGCTGTATGAATCGAACAAAGCACCAGGAACAGTGGAACTTGAGTCTGGTGCTTGCTTGTCTTCAAACGTGGAATCGCAATTTGAGTCTGATGATTGTCTGTCTCGTCTTATGCAGGAGCTTCAGTCATTTCGAAGTCAGCTTGCAACCGAACAGTCAAGATGCTTCAAGCTGGAG GTTGATGTTGCTGAGATACGCTCAAAGCTACAAAAAATGGAGACATTGGAGAGGGAAGTAG
- the LOC116254724 gene encoding acyl-CoA-binding domain-containing protein 6-like isoform X2 gives MAWSTAGLAYPERFYAAASYVGLSGGGSPSKSSAISRFTDDVALLLYGLYQQATVGPCTIPKPKGMNHVESSKWTSWNGLGNMAQTEAMRLFVKILEEEEPAWYSRVTEFVVDSVVDVETSNPTEKPVISDRNSFPEPRTKTAGGGVLETQDEDVVLEGFEPVDVHNKWIALSVYGPHPKARYEHGAATIQDKMYIVGGNHNGRYLNDLQVLDMKTLTWSKLEPKMELGSQDSPSPVPLAPCAGHSLIPWRNKLLSVAGKGKGSSGSVTVKAFDFQTCTWSFLVTYGTPPVSRGGQSVTVVGSSLVVFGGEDQKRPFLNDLYILDLETMTWDEIDTVGLPPSPRSDHTAAVHADRYLLIFGGASHTTCFNDLHVLDLESMVWSTPTVQGTIPTPRAGHAGVTAGENWFIVGGGDNKNGITETVVLNMNTFTWSVLTTVDRHSPLASEGLSLVSCSLNGDDVLIAFGGYNGRYSNEVHVLKPRQKSSLSSEMDAPAKDSITPLPTTDAMRTKAGKIQGIVMNNPENDGIDENGEQLIISTLKAEKESLEAALSKEQLLTLRLQQEVAEAETQNSELSQELQSFRSQLATEQSRCFKLEVDVAEIRSKLQKMETLEREVELLRRQKVASEEVAAMGAKERQGSTGLWEWIAGTPAGQ, from the exons ATGGCTTGGTCGACGGCCGGCCTCGCGTACCCTGAGAGGTTCTACGCGGCGGCCTCCTACGTTGGTCTCAGCGGAGGTGGATCTCCAAGCAAGTCTTCCGCGATCTCCCGCTTCACAGATGACGTCGCCCTCTTGCTCTATGGACTCTATCAGCAA GCTACCGTGGGGCCATGCACAATTCCTAAGCCTAAGGGGATGAATCATGTTGAGAGCAGCAAATGGACGAG CTGGAATGGACTTGGAAATATGGCGCAGACTGAAGCAATGCGTCTCTTTGTAAAGATCTTGGAG GAAGAAGAACCAGCTTGGTATTCGAGGGTGACTGAATTTGTTGTGGACTCTGTTGTAGATGTGGAAACAAGT AATCCTACAGAGAAGCCTGTTATATCAGACAGAAATTCCTTTCCAGAGCCAAGGACCAAAACTGCAGGAGGTGGGGTTTTAGAAACACAAGACGAAGATGTTGTTTTGGAAGGATTTGAGCCAGTTGATGTCCATAACAAATGGATTGCACTCTCAGTGTATGGTCCACATCCAAAAGCTCGATACGAG CATGGAGCTGCCACTATCCAAGACAAAATGTACATTGTTGGTGGAAATCATAATGGTCGCTATCTTAATGATCTTCAG GTTCTGGACATGAAAACCCTGACATGGTCAAAACTTGAGCCTAAAATGGAACTAGGATCTCAAGATTCTCCATCCCCAGTTCCCTTAGCTCCCTGTGCAGGTCACTCCTTG aTACCATGGAGGAATAAACTTCTTTCTGTAGCTGGTAAAGGTAAAGGTTCTTCCGGAAGTGTAACAG TGAAGGCATTTGATTTCCAAACATGTACCTGGTCATTCTTGGTGACATATGGGACACCTCCG GTTTCCCGTGGAGGGCAGAGTGTTACTGTTGTAGGATCAAGTCTGGTTGTGTTCGGCGGTGAGGATCAAAAGAGGCCATTCCTAAATGATCTTTATATTCTTGATTTAGAGACAATGACTTGGGACGAGATAGATACTGT GGGGCTGCCTCCTTCACCAAGATCAGATCACACTGCTGCTGTTCATGCAGACCGTTACTTGTTGATATTTGGTGGCGCTTCACACACTACGTGCTTCAATGATTTGCATGTTCTCGACTTGGAGAGT ATGGTATGGTCAACTCCAACGGTGCAGGGTACCATCCCAACCCCTCGAGCTGGACACGCGGGTGTAACTGCAGGAGAAAATTGGTTTATAGTTGGTGGTGGAGATAATAAGAACG GGATCACAGAAACGGTTGTTCTAAACATGAATACATTCACGTGGTCAGTCCTAACTACAGTCGATAGACATTCCCCACTGGCTAGCGAG GGTTTAAGCTTGGTGTCATGCTCTTTAAATGGAGATGATGTTCTCATTGCATTTGGTGGATATAATGGGCGTTACAGCAATGAG GTCCATGTTCTTAAACCAAGGCAGAAGTCGAGCTTATCATCAGAGATGGATGCACCGGCAAAAGACAGTATCACTCCTTTGCCCACAACAGATGCGATGAGGACTAAAGCTGGAAAAATCCAAGGAATTGTCATGAACAATCCTGAG AATGATGGCATTGACGAAAATGGAGAGCAGCTTATTATTTCAACCCTCAAGGCCGAGAAGGAAAGTCTGGAGGCAGCACTAAGCAAGGAGCAGCTGTTGACCCTCCGGCTACAGCAGGAGGTTGCAGAAGCCGAGACACAGAATTCAGAGCTCTCCCAG GAGCTTCAGTCATTTCGAAGTCAGCTTGCAACCGAACAGTCAAGATGCTTCAAGCTGGAG GTTGATGTTGCTGAGATACGCTCAAAGCTACAAAAAATGGAGACATTGGAGAGGGAAGTAGAACTGCTTCGCAGACAGAAGGTTGCATCCGAAGAGGTTGCTGCAATGGGTGCAAAAGAAAGGCAGGGCTCTACCGGGTTGTGGGAATGGATAGCAGGGACACCAGCCGGTCAATAg
- the LOC116254724 gene encoding acyl-CoA-binding domain-containing protein 6-like isoform X1 encodes MAWSTAGLAYPERFYAAASYVGLSGGGSPSKSSAISRFTDDVALLLYGLYQQATVGPCTIPKPKGMNHVESSKWTSWNGLGNMAQTEAMRLFVKILEEEEPAWYSRVTEFVVDSVVDVETSNPTEKPVISDRNSFPEPRTKTAGGGVLETQDEDVVLEGFEPVDVHNKWIALSVYGPHPKARYEHGAATIQDKMYIVGGNHNGRYLNDLQVLDMKTLTWSKLEPKMELGSQDSPSPVPLAPCAGHSLIPWRNKLLSVAGKGKGSSGSVTVKAFDFQTCTWSFLVTYGTPPVSRGGQSVTVVGSSLVVFGGEDQKRPFLNDLYILDLETMTWDEIDTVGLPPSPRSDHTAAVHADRYLLIFGGASHTTCFNDLHVLDLESMVWSTPTVQGTIPTPRAGHAGVTAGENWFIVGGGDNKNGITETVVLNMNTFTWSVLTTVDRHSPLASEGLSLVSCSLNGDDVLIAFGGYNGRYSNEVHVLKPRQKSSLSSEMDAPAKDSITPLPTTDAMRTKAGKIQGIVMNNPENDGIDENGEQLIISTLKAEKESLEAALSKEQLLTLRLQQEVAEAETQNSELSQASHSWSCMNRTKHQEQWNLSLVLACLQTWNRNLSLMIVCLVLCRSFSHFEVSLQPNSQDASSWRLMLLRYAQSYKKWRHWRGK; translated from the exons ATGGCTTGGTCGACGGCCGGCCTCGCGTACCCTGAGAGGTTCTACGCGGCGGCCTCCTACGTTGGTCTCAGCGGAGGTGGATCTCCAAGCAAGTCTTCCGCGATCTCCCGCTTCACAGATGACGTCGCCCTCTTGCTCTATGGACTCTATCAGCAA GCTACCGTGGGGCCATGCACAATTCCTAAGCCTAAGGGGATGAATCATGTTGAGAGCAGCAAATGGACGAG CTGGAATGGACTTGGAAATATGGCGCAGACTGAAGCAATGCGTCTCTTTGTAAAGATCTTGGAG GAAGAAGAACCAGCTTGGTATTCGAGGGTGACTGAATTTGTTGTGGACTCTGTTGTAGATGTGGAAACAAGT AATCCTACAGAGAAGCCTGTTATATCAGACAGAAATTCCTTTCCAGAGCCAAGGACCAAAACTGCAGGAGGTGGGGTTTTAGAAACACAAGACGAAGATGTTGTTTTGGAAGGATTTGAGCCAGTTGATGTCCATAACAAATGGATTGCACTCTCAGTGTATGGTCCACATCCAAAAGCTCGATACGAG CATGGAGCTGCCACTATCCAAGACAAAATGTACATTGTTGGTGGAAATCATAATGGTCGCTATCTTAATGATCTTCAG GTTCTGGACATGAAAACCCTGACATGGTCAAAACTTGAGCCTAAAATGGAACTAGGATCTCAAGATTCTCCATCCCCAGTTCCCTTAGCTCCCTGTGCAGGTCACTCCTTG aTACCATGGAGGAATAAACTTCTTTCTGTAGCTGGTAAAGGTAAAGGTTCTTCCGGAAGTGTAACAG TGAAGGCATTTGATTTCCAAACATGTACCTGGTCATTCTTGGTGACATATGGGACACCTCCG GTTTCCCGTGGAGGGCAGAGTGTTACTGTTGTAGGATCAAGTCTGGTTGTGTTCGGCGGTGAGGATCAAAAGAGGCCATTCCTAAATGATCTTTATATTCTTGATTTAGAGACAATGACTTGGGACGAGATAGATACTGT GGGGCTGCCTCCTTCACCAAGATCAGATCACACTGCTGCTGTTCATGCAGACCGTTACTTGTTGATATTTGGTGGCGCTTCACACACTACGTGCTTCAATGATTTGCATGTTCTCGACTTGGAGAGT ATGGTATGGTCAACTCCAACGGTGCAGGGTACCATCCCAACCCCTCGAGCTGGACACGCGGGTGTAACTGCAGGAGAAAATTGGTTTATAGTTGGTGGTGGAGATAATAAGAACG GGATCACAGAAACGGTTGTTCTAAACATGAATACATTCACGTGGTCAGTCCTAACTACAGTCGATAGACATTCCCCACTGGCTAGCGAG GGTTTAAGCTTGGTGTCATGCTCTTTAAATGGAGATGATGTTCTCATTGCATTTGGTGGATATAATGGGCGTTACAGCAATGAG GTCCATGTTCTTAAACCAAGGCAGAAGTCGAGCTTATCATCAGAGATGGATGCACCGGCAAAAGACAGTATCACTCCTTTGCCCACAACAGATGCGATGAGGACTAAAGCTGGAAAAATCCAAGGAATTGTCATGAACAATCCTGAG AATGATGGCATTGACGAAAATGGAGAGCAGCTTATTATTTCAACCCTCAAGGCCGAGAAGGAAAGTCTGGAGGCAGCACTAAGCAAGGAGCAGCTGTTGACCCTCCGGCTACAGCAGGAGGTTGCAGAAGCCGAGACACAGAATTCAGAGCTCTCCCAGGCAAGTCATTCATGGAGCTGTATGAATCGAACAAAGCACCAGGAACAGTGGAACTTGAGTCTGGTGCTTGCTTGTCTTCAAACGTGGAATCGCAATTTGAGTCTGATGATTGTCTGTCTCGTCTTATGCAGGAGCTTCAGTCATTTCGAAGTCAGCTTGCAACCGAACAGTCAAGATGCTTCAAGCTGGAG GTTGATGTTGCTGAGATACGCTCAAAGCTACAAAAAATGGAGACATTGGAGAGGGAAGTAG